The DNA region CAAAAAGCTGGTGAAAACGGCGGTGGTGGTCACCCGCTATTTCGGGGGAATCAAGCTGGGGGCGGGCGGCCTCGTGCGCGCTTACAGCCAGGGGGCCGCCGCGGCCGTCGAAGCGGCCGGGATCGTCCGGCGTCAGTTGCATCGTCAGGTGATCATCACCTTTGATTATCCGTTCATGGGAAAACTGGAGCATCATCTGCAACGAACGGGATATGTGCTGGACGCTCCACGGTTCAGCGAAGTCGTCCGTTGGCCGGTCTGGGTGCCCGCGGGAGAGGAAGGGGAGCTCACGGCTCAGGTCACCCAATGGACGAACGGACAGGCCCGTTTCGAATCCGGCCCCGAAGAATACCGGGACGTACCGATCGGAGAATCGCGGTAAGACGGCGCGGACGTCGGGGCCGCGACAAACAAAAAAATGGCCGGCGCATGGGTTTGCGTCCGGCACACGGTTTTGACCGGCTCCTCCCGGGAGGAGCCGTTTCCGTTTTGAAGAGGCCTTGGTCAGAATGCGGGAACGACCGCGCCTTTGTACTTCTCTTCAATGAACTTCTTCGTTTCGTCAGAGTTGAGGGCCTCGGCCAGCTTTTTCAGGGCGGGGTCGTTTTCTTTCCCCTGTTTGGTGGCCAGCACGTTCACGTACGGGGAATCTTTGTCCTCGATGAACAGAGCGTCGCTCATCGGGTTGAGTTTGGCCTGCAGGGCATAGTTGGTGTTGATCACGGCCAGGTCGACTTCCCCGAGCACCCGCGGCAGCGTGGCGGCTTCCAACAGTTTGAACTGCA from Staphylospora marina includes:
- a CDS encoding YigZ family protein, which codes for MPDSYLTIGSYGETELIIQKSRFLCRAKRVETEEEAVRFVEEISKKHWDATHNCYAWLIHESQMKSSDDGEPAGTAGRPMLEVLQAKKLVKTAVVVTRYFGGIKLGAGGLVRAYSQGAAAAVEAAGIVRRQLHRQVIITFDYPFMGKLEHHLQRTGYVLDAPRFSEVVRWPVWVPAGEEGELTAQVTQWTNGQARFESGPEEYRDVPIGESR